One window of the Haloarcula halobia genome contains the following:
- the hflX gene encoding GTPase HflX has protein sequence MTATDTTERAVIAKRVDSGTADTGEIRDLARAAGYDVVAEITQTRTEDPAYHIGEGKVARLANAVAREDATIVVFDNQLGPYQTYNIGNELMSGVRVIDRFRLILEIFGQRARTRKAQLQVELAELRYELPRAEAKASLAKRDERPGFMGLGEYDESREEDIKKQISNIRDELASIEETEQHRREQRRESGFDLVALAGYTNAGKSTLLRRLAADLEVDENEDLHPDLDTTAESEDRLFTTLGTTTRRAEVGKREVLVTDTVGFIQDLPHWLVESFKSTLDSVYRADLVLLVVDVSESVEEIREKLVTSHDTLYERNEAPIVTVLNKTDKVDDEEVRRKKEALSALAPNPVAVSAQEGLNVEALAERIDAELPDYERERLVLPMTDDTMSLVSWIHDHAHVETVDYGDQVVIEFEARPAIVERSRAKAGDLVGASA, from the coding sequence GTGACGGCGACAGACACCACGGAACGAGCGGTCATCGCGAAACGAGTCGACAGCGGCACCGCAGACACCGGGGAGATACGTGACCTCGCGCGCGCGGCGGGCTACGACGTCGTCGCGGAGATAACCCAGACGCGCACCGAGGACCCGGCCTACCACATCGGGGAGGGGAAGGTGGCGCGCCTGGCCAACGCGGTCGCTCGCGAGGACGCGACGATCGTCGTCTTCGACAACCAGCTGGGCCCCTACCAGACCTACAACATCGGGAACGAGCTGATGAGCGGCGTCCGCGTCATCGACCGGTTCCGGCTCATCCTCGAGATTTTCGGGCAACGGGCCCGCACGCGGAAGGCCCAGCTCCAGGTCGAACTCGCCGAACTGCGCTACGAGCTCCCGCGCGCCGAGGCCAAGGCCAGCCTCGCGAAGCGCGACGAGCGCCCCGGGTTCATGGGGCTCGGCGAGTACGACGAGAGTCGCGAGGAGGACATCAAAAAGCAGATCTCGAACATCCGGGACGAGCTCGCGTCCATCGAGGAGACCGAGCAACACCGCCGCGAGCAGCGCCGCGAGTCGGGGTTCGACCTGGTCGCGCTGGCGGGCTACACCAACGCCGGGAAGTCGACGCTGTTGCGCCGTCTCGCGGCCGACCTCGAGGTCGACGAGAACGAGGACCTCCACCCGGACCTCGATACGACCGCCGAGAGCGAGGACCGCCTCTTTACCACGCTGGGGACGACGACCCGTCGCGCCGAAGTGGGCAAGCGCGAGGTACTGGTCACCGACACCGTCGGGTTCATCCAGGACCTGCCCCACTGGCTGGTCGAGTCGTTCAAGTCGACGCTGGACTCGGTCTATCGCGCGGATCTGGTCTTGCTGGTCGTCGACGTCTCCGAGTCCGTCGAGGAGATACGCGAGAAGCTGGTGACCAGCCACGACACCCTCTACGAGCGCAACGAGGCCCCCATCGTCACCGTCCTGAACAAGACCGACAAGGTCGACGACGAGGAGGTCCGCCGGAAGAAGGAGGCCCTCTCGGCACTGGCCCCGAACCCCGTGGCAGTCAGCGCACAGGAGGGCCTCAACGTCGAGGCCCTCGCCGAGCGCATCGACGCCGAACTGCCCGACTACGAGCGCGAACGCCTCGTGCTGCCGATGACCGACGACACCATGAGCCTCGTCTCGTGGATCCACGACCACGCCCACGTCGAGACCGTCGACTACGGCGACCAGGTCGTCATCGAGTTCGAGGCCCGCCCGGCGATCGTCGAGCGCTCGCGCGCGAAGGCGGGCGACCTCGTCGGCGCGTCGGCCTGA
- a CDS encoding UPF0058 family protein, which produces MRKQELIHLHSLLAQVQNHYEADTGSEVAQAEYTALGVKPTSIHKSKTDHKDAVFALADGLTDDMLERSDEPLTLTAD; this is translated from the coding sequence ATGAGGAAGCAGGAGCTCATCCATCTTCACAGCCTGCTCGCGCAGGTACAGAACCACTACGAAGCCGACACAGGATCCGAGGTCGCCCAAGCGGAGTACACGGCGCTCGGCGTCAAGCCGACGTCCATCCACAAATCGAAGACCGACCACAAAGACGCCGTTTTTGCGCTCGCCGACGGCCTGACCGACGACATGCTCGAGCGCAGCGACGAACCGCTGACGCTCACCGCCGACTGA
- a CDS encoding DUF7120 family protein — protein sequence MPKIEISVPEHLEMQISQLVDQGEFLNREDAFESLLSTGLKAYKVSGPSEENDEPGFEDDPLEDSGMMGHDDEYVF from the coding sequence ATGCCGAAAATAGAGATCTCCGTTCCGGAACACCTCGAGATGCAGATTTCACAGCTGGTCGACCAGGGCGAGTTCCTCAACCGCGAGGACGCCTTCGAGAGCCTCCTCTCGACCGGACTCAAGGCCTACAAGGTCAGCGGCCCCAGCGAGGAAAACGACGAACCGGGCTTCGAGGACGATCCGCTGGAGGACAGCGGGATGATGGGCCACGACGACGAGTACGTCTTCTGA
- a CDS encoding translation initiation factor eIF-1A: protein MSEDTGRRNLRMPTNDELFAVVTEHLGGNHVRIRCEDGETRLGRIPGRMKFRTWINEDDIVLAEPWDWQDEKANIEWRYTGQDADQLRAEGHVDSLTA, encoded by the coding sequence GTGAGCGAAGATACAGGGCGACGGAACCTCCGTATGCCTACAAACGACGAGCTGTTCGCGGTCGTAACTGAACACCTGGGCGGGAACCACGTCCGAATCCGCTGTGAGGACGGCGAGACGCGTCTGGGCCGCATCCCCGGCCGGATGAAGTTCCGCACGTGGATCAACGAGGACGACATCGTCCTCGCCGAACCGTGGGACTGGCAGGACGAGAAGGCAAACATCGAGTGGCGCTACACCGGCCAGGACGCCGACCAGCTCCGTGCCGAGGGCCACGTCGACTCGCTGACCGCCTGA
- a CDS encoding ABC transporter ATP-binding protein: MALTDAGLGPDETPRVRIDGVGKRYPGSSGNGPVQALDDVSVEVEPGEFVCIVGPSGCGKTTLFRIIAGLEAATTGGVFLDGDRVDGPGPDLGLVFQEYHLFPWRTVAGNVAFGMEKQGVPEADRRRRVDALLDLVGLDGFGDRYPRDLSGGMKQRVALARALAVDPGLLLMDEPFGAVDAQTKKMLQDELLDIWSETGKTVLFVTHDVEEAVKLADRVVVMAKEPGRVREIVAIDVERPRSRSDQDFGAYYDRILSLIE, translated from the coding sequence GTGGCGCTGACCGACGCCGGCCTCGGTCCGGACGAGACCCCCCGCGTCCGCATCGACGGCGTGGGCAAGCGCTACCCCGGGTCGAGCGGGAACGGGCCCGTGCAGGCACTGGACGACGTCTCCGTCGAGGTCGAGCCCGGCGAGTTCGTCTGTATCGTCGGCCCCTCCGGCTGTGGGAAGACCACGCTGTTCCGTATCATCGCGGGGCTGGAAGCAGCGACCACGGGCGGCGTCTTCCTCGACGGCGACCGAGTCGACGGGCCCGGCCCCGACCTGGGCCTGGTCTTCCAGGAGTACCACCTCTTCCCGTGGCGCACCGTCGCCGGCAACGTCGCCTTCGGTATGGAGAAACAGGGCGTCCCCGAAGCCGACCGGCGCCGGCGCGTCGACGCGCTGCTCGACCTCGTGGGCCTCGACGGCTTCGGCGACAGGTACCCGCGGGACCTCTCGGGCGGGATGAAACAGCGGGTCGCGCTCGCCCGCGCGCTCGCGGTCGACCCCGGCCTCCTGCTGATGGACGAACCGTTCGGGGCCGTCGACGCCCAGACCAAGAAGATGCTCCAGGACGAACTGCTCGACATCTGGTCGGAGACGGGCAAGACCGTCCTCTTTGTCACCCACGACGTCGAAGAAGCCGTCAAACTGGCCGACCGCGTCGTCGTGATGGCCAAGGAACCCGGGCGGGTCCGCGAGATCGTCGCCATCGATGTCGAACGCCCCCGGTCGCGCTCCGACCAGGACTTCGGGGCGTACTACGACCGGATCCTGTCCCTCATCGAGTGA
- a CDS encoding ABC transporter permease has product MAIDVGETVERSEESGDPFGGLDGRRALRGVVGVAAFVGLWFAVSLVQPSYVLPSPVAVAATFFEEATSGGMATALGNSILHWIPGAVVGTAAGVATGIALAWSPLLDDVTAPVVRVLRPVPPLALIGFAIAWLGINHAGAAFIIAVGAFWINFYATYGGVEGVSEDLLDVARSLGVQGDVEQIRAVVIPAALPEISTGIRTGIGRCWMLVVASEIFGVPGIGRRILRASNNLQVDVVITYILVLSLLFLIVDVSFRAVQRRVLAWR; this is encoded by the coding sequence ATGGCTATCGACGTCGGAGAGACAGTAGAGCGGTCCGAGGAGAGCGGCGACCCGTTCGGGGGCCTCGACGGGCGGCGCGCACTGCGCGGCGTCGTCGGGGTCGCCGCGTTCGTCGGCCTCTGGTTTGCCGTCTCGCTCGTCCAGCCGTCGTACGTCCTCCCCTCGCCCGTCGCCGTCGCGGCGACGTTTTTCGAGGAGGCTACCTCGGGCGGGATGGCGACGGCGCTCGGCAACAGCATCCTCCACTGGATCCCGGGGGCCGTCGTCGGCACCGCCGCGGGCGTCGCCACCGGTATCGCGCTCGCCTGGAGTCCGCTGTTGGACGACGTCACCGCGCCCGTCGTGCGCGTCCTCCGGCCGGTGCCGCCGCTAGCGCTCATCGGCTTCGCCATCGCGTGGCTGGGCATCAACCACGCGGGCGCGGCGTTCATCATCGCCGTCGGCGCGTTCTGGATCAACTTCTACGCCACCTACGGCGGCGTCGAGGGGGTCTCCGAGGACCTGCTCGACGTCGCGCGCAGCCTCGGCGTCCAGGGCGACGTCGAGCAGATCCGTGCGGTCGTCATCCCGGCCGCGCTCCCCGAGATCTCGACCGGCATCCGGACCGGCATCGGCCGCTGCTGGATGCTCGTCGTCGCCTCCGAGATATTCGGCGTCCCCGGCATCGGCCGGCGCATCCTGCGCGCCTCGAACAACCTCCAGGTCGACGTCGTCATCACCTACATCCTGGTGTTGAGTCTGCTCTTCCTGATCGTCGACGTCTCCTTCCGGGCGGTCCAGCGGAGGGTTCTGGCGTGGCGCTGA
- a CDS encoding ABC transporter substrate-binding protein: protein MADNTASVSRRAFLAGAGTTATVGLTGCLGLGGSDEVTLAYMPIFPDLQYFVMDQEGYFDDVDATIDAREFTDGPAIVQAYGGGELDVAMFGIVPSMIVIDRGIPAKVTAANIKEPMAIMAHEDLQALWEDHGADAFSVWREEKGRKFRFGTFPQGSVPDVLLRYWLQQAEVDTSQVDIVEINGANAVFQAIANGEIDGSSIMEPVPTRAEAADAPVQVFRLAGDVMPGQPAAVTLMSDDVRDSTVATQFLEQHVRATEFIQNNPERTADIVETGIGMPADQALSALQGPLSNFVTDPREIENGTEIFSQFAAQNGQIESQLALEEIFDYGAYESL, encoded by the coding sequence ATGGCAGACAACACAGCAAGCGTCTCGAGGCGCGCGTTTCTGGCCGGTGCCGGTACCACCGCGACGGTGGGTCTCACCGGATGTCTCGGGCTGGGCGGGAGCGACGAGGTGACCCTCGCGTACATGCCCATCTTCCCGGACCTCCAGTACTTCGTGATGGACCAGGAGGGGTACTTCGACGACGTCGACGCGACCATCGACGCCCGCGAGTTCACCGACGGCCCGGCCATCGTCCAGGCCTACGGCGGCGGCGAACTCGACGTGGCGATGTTCGGCATCGTCCCCTCGATGATCGTCATCGACCGGGGCATCCCGGCGAAGGTCACGGCGGCCAACATCAAGGAACCGATGGCAATCATGGCCCACGAGGACCTCCAGGCGCTGTGGGAGGACCACGGGGCCGACGCGTTCTCGGTCTGGCGCGAGGAGAAGGGCCGGAAGTTCCGTTTCGGGACCTTCCCGCAGGGGTCGGTCCCCGACGTGTTGCTGCGCTACTGGCTCCAGCAAGCGGAGGTCGACACCTCGCAGGTCGACATCGTCGAGATCAACGGGGCCAACGCCGTCTTCCAGGCCATCGCCAACGGCGAGATCGACGGGTCCTCCATCATGGAACCGGTCCCGACCCGGGCCGAAGCGGCCGACGCGCCGGTCCAGGTGTTCAGGCTCGCTGGCGACGTCATGCCCGGCCAGCCGGCCGCGGTGACGCTGATGAGCGACGACGTCCGCGACTCGACCGTGGCCACCCAGTTCCTCGAACAGCACGTCCGCGCGACGGAGTTCATCCAGAACAACCCCGAACGGACCGCCGACATCGTCGAGACGGGCATCGGGATGCCCGCCGACCAGGCGCTCTCGGCGCTCCAGGGACCGCTCTCGAACTTCGTGACCGACCCGCGGGAGATCGAGAACGGGACGGAGATATTCTCCCAGTTCGCTGCCCAAAACGGACAGATAGAGTCGCAGTTGGCGCTGGAGGAGATATTCGACTACGGCGCCTACGAGAGCCTGTAG